One Methylomonas sp. LL1 DNA window includes the following coding sequences:
- a CDS encoding esterase/lipase family protein produces the protein MRKTYRLLGMIVFMLSCLAGCGLFAVQEQHEKIASYCQIYGTVKPEIDNGKKLVVALFKFNGGDIKNRDNWGLFDHFVNDQPGQWYFTTAPGQYVMAAFKDINSDLIYQLDEPAIALPTDIIDCQPGAVKTDIGLLIPEQGRTQAGAPLDVSKLQARSAKQQFEISLGQVAQVGVVASLDQPRFADQVAEQSLWKPLDFLIDGNAGLYFLESYSAGKMPVLFVHGINGTPRNFNYLIEQLDRTRFQPWVVYYPSGAYIDNVARYIDQMLQLLQAKYQFDKIAVVAHSMGGLVSRSFILKHLEHHKSLTIPLFVSISTPWNGHDAAKLGVDHAPTPVYSWEDLAPGSRFLKDLFYSDGQSESRRRLPDTMVKHLLFSFIDSQSGDGTVSLASQLRPEAQEEANRLYGYPKSHMDILTTAETAKVVNQLLDSVR, from the coding sequence ATGCGGAAAACATATCGTTTATTGGGGATGATCGTATTCATGCTCAGTTGTTTGGCGGGCTGTGGCTTGTTTGCCGTTCAAGAACAGCATGAGAAAATTGCGAGTTATTGCCAGATCTACGGCACGGTAAAACCGGAAATCGATAACGGCAAAAAACTGGTCGTGGCGTTGTTTAAATTTAACGGCGGCGACATCAAGAACCGCGACAACTGGGGACTATTCGATCATTTTGTCAATGACCAGCCCGGACAATGGTATTTCACGACCGCGCCCGGACAATACGTCATGGCTGCGTTCAAAGACATCAACTCGGATTTGATTTACCAGCTCGATGAACCGGCAATCGCGTTGCCGACCGACATCATCGACTGTCAGCCGGGCGCGGTAAAAACCGATATTGGTTTGCTGATACCCGAGCAAGGCCGCACCCAAGCAGGAGCACCCTTGGATGTTTCTAAACTGCAAGCTCGCAGCGCCAAGCAACAATTCGAAATTTCGCTCGGCCAGGTGGCTCAGGTCGGGGTAGTTGCCAGTCTGGATCAGCCCCGTTTTGCCGATCAAGTGGCCGAGCAAAGCCTATGGAAGCCGCTGGATTTCTTGATCGACGGCAATGCCGGGCTTTATTTCCTTGAATCTTATTCCGCCGGCAAAATGCCGGTGCTGTTCGTGCATGGTATCAACGGCACCCCGCGTAATTTTAATTATTTGATCGAACAGCTGGATCGGACCCGTTTCCAGCCTTGGGTGGTGTATTATCCCTCGGGCGCCTATATCGACAATGTCGCCCGCTACATCGATCAAATGCTGCAACTGTTACAAGCCAAGTATCAATTCGATAAAATTGCGGTCGTGGCTCACAGCATGGGCGGTTTGGTGTCGAGAAGCTTTATTTTAAAACATCTGGAGCATCACAAGAGTCTGACTATCCCATTGTTCGTATCCATATCCACGCCCTGGAATGGCCATGATGCAGCAAAGTTAGGCGTCGATCATGCTCCGACGCCGGTGTATTCCTGGGAGGATTTGGCGCCGGGCAGCCGGTTTCTGAAAGATTTGTTCTATAGCGATGGACAATCGGAATCGCGTCGCCGCTTGCCTGACACGATGGTTAAGCATTTGTTGTTTTCGTTCATCGATAGCCAATCCGGCGATGGTACCGTCAGTCTGGCCAGCCAGTTGCGGCCGGAAGCCCAAGAAGAAGCCAATCGCCTTTATGGCTACCCGAAATCCCATATGGATATTCTAACTACAGCGGAAACGGCAAAAGTAGTGAATCAATTACTGGACAGCGTGCGATGA
- a CDS encoding sigma 54-interacting transcriptional regulator, producing the protein MAIQNKNKALIEFEQHPQLQSLLVDLSASFVRVPTHKIDQEVEKNLHRIAENLDLDSIALGLITADRKDFYSKYSYAKPDKKPWQAESLTSEGPFLTQTLLSGKPFVMHDVDALPAEGAVDREGFLRYGTRAAVIFPFIVGGHLGGGISFACSRPRYWSDKTVDGFGLIADVFANVLERKRTLQIIQDREEQMRLAAEAADVGLWVWNFTQDTIWATDIARKIYGVSLDEQLDFQRFMQCLHPDDKQRVSETVQRILQGETNLRDEYRVLHPDGTEHWVCVTGRCQLGASGRPKLVMGASLNITESRRNKLELERANLELNTALEEIRGLKEKVQQENSYLRHEILGRHGLGHLGSRNPAMRHILEQIEQVAPTPASVLIFGETGTGKEMLATAIHQASPRKDRTMIRVNCAAIPAALIESELFGREKGAYTGALSKQVGRFELACGSTLFLDEVGELPLDAQAKLLRVLQEKEIERLGNPRPIKVDVRVIAATNRNLSREVAEGRFREDLYYRLNVFPIEIPPLRERREDIPSLIETFIDEFALAMDKSIDGVGKASLQLLCDYDWPGNIRELRNVIERAVILAKGPILKVALPNGCATIATSSKPSLGTLEDMERDHIVHVLEAVGWRVRGQGGAAAILGLNPSTLESRMTKLGIRRPSSG; encoded by the coding sequence ATGGCAATTCAAAATAAAAACAAAGCATTGATCGAATTCGAGCAACACCCGCAACTTCAGTCTTTATTGGTCGATCTTTCGGCCAGTTTCGTGCGTGTACCCACGCATAAGATTGATCAGGAAGTTGAAAAAAATCTACACCGGATTGCCGAAAATCTGGATTTGGATAGCATTGCATTGGGCTTAATCACGGCCGACCGCAAGGACTTCTACTCCAAGTATAGTTATGCAAAGCCCGATAAGAAGCCCTGGCAAGCCGAGTCATTGACGTCCGAAGGTCCTTTTCTGACACAGACGCTGTTGTCGGGTAAGCCTTTCGTCATGCATGACGTCGATGCCTTGCCCGCGGAAGGCGCGGTCGATCGGGAGGGCTTTCTCCGCTACGGCACTAGAGCCGCCGTGATTTTTCCGTTTATCGTCGGCGGCCATTTGGGCGGTGGCATCAGCTTTGCCTGCTCCCGCCCTCGGTATTGGTCGGACAAGACGGTAGATGGTTTCGGCCTTATTGCCGATGTGTTTGCCAATGTCTTGGAGCGCAAGCGCACCTTGCAAATTATTCAAGATAGAGAAGAACAAATGCGGCTGGCGGCCGAAGCGGCGGACGTCGGGTTATGGGTTTGGAATTTTACCCAGGATACGATCTGGGCGACCGATATAGCGCGGAAAATTTATGGCGTTTCGTTGGATGAACAGTTGGATTTTCAACGCTTTATGCAATGCCTGCATCCTGACGACAAACAACGTGTCAGCGAAACGGTGCAAAGGATATTGCAGGGCGAAACCAATTTACGCGATGAATATCGCGTGCTTCACCCCGATGGTACTGAGCATTGGGTTTGCGTAACGGGCCGCTGTCAACTTGGCGCTTCCGGCCGGCCCAAGTTGGTGATGGGAGCCAGCCTGAATATCACCGAGAGCCGCCGGAACAAGCTTGAGCTTGAACGCGCCAACCTTGAACTCAATACCGCGCTGGAGGAAATTCGCGGCCTGAAGGAGAAGGTTCAGCAGGAAAATAGCTACCTGCGCCATGAAATATTGGGTCGTCATGGCTTGGGACATCTCGGAAGTCGTAATCCGGCAATGCGGCATATCTTGGAGCAGATCGAGCAGGTTGCCCCGACGCCGGCTTCGGTGCTGATCTTCGGTGAAACCGGTACCGGCAAGGAAATGTTGGCGACAGCGATTCACCAAGCCAGTCCCCGCAAGGATAGGACGATGATTCGAGTCAATTGCGCGGCTATTCCCGCGGCATTGATCGAGAGTGAATTATTTGGCCGCGAAAAAGGTGCTTACACCGGCGCGTTGTCCAAGCAAGTCGGCCGCTTCGAATTGGCCTGCGGATCAACCTTGTTTCTCGATGAAGTGGGCGAATTACCGTTGGATGCTCAGGCGAAATTACTGCGCGTGTTGCAGGAAAAAGAAATCGAGCGCCTGGGAAATCCAAGGCCAATCAAAGTCGATGTTCGGGTTATTGCCGCGACTAACCGCAACTTGTCTAGGGAAGTGGCCGAAGGGCGTTTCCGGGAAGATTTGTATTACCGCTTGAATGTTTTTCCCATCGAGATCCCGCCCCTGCGTGAACGACGGGAGGATATTCCTAGTTTGATCGAGACCTTCATCGACGAGTTTGCCCTGGCAATGGACAAATCCATTGATGGTGTCGGCAAGGCCAGTCTTCAACTGCTTTGCGACTATGATTGGCCGGGCAATATCCGAGAATTGCGCAATGTGATCGAACGGGCCGTGATTCTAGCCAAGGGTCCGATCCTGAAAGTCGCTCTGCCCAACGGTTGTGCAACTATCGCGACATCCAGCAAACCTTCCTTGGGAACACTGGAAGATATGGAGCGCGATCATATTGTCCACGTATTGGAAGCCGTCGGTTGGCGAGTGCGTGGTCAAGGTGGCGCGGCCGCGATTCTTGGACTCAATCCCAGCACTCTGGAAAGCCGCATGACTAAACTAGGCATACGGCGTCCATCTTCCGGATAA
- a CDS encoding DUF3313 family protein, translating to MNRHKQTIQKRSTEFGLLLSVLVAVTGCSSVNTETNKLKAEVVKPAPDAGFIEHPERQTKRADLPFQKVWVKPGFNAANYKELEVAPVNTQYMLEMDWLHELSSANLLTDIKNDFKELAQYFRSQVIKEFKEDPNHRFTLVEFANQHRLPALRMELALIEINPSQPALHAAGWLVPGGGTAAGVVNQRRAAFEGRLRDVKTGEVVATFADRDMQDAGPLDLTRLTWFGPAKGIMDRWAKQFVQIANRKPGEMVTDETPFTLRPF from the coding sequence TTGAATAGGCATAAGCAAACAATACAAAAACGTTCAACTGAATTTGGCCTGCTATTGAGTGTTTTAGTGGCGGTCACGGGCTGTAGCAGCGTGAATACGGAAACCAATAAACTGAAGGCGGAAGTGGTCAAGCCGGCGCCCGATGCCGGCTTTATCGAGCATCCGGAGCGGCAAACCAAACGCGCGGATTTGCCGTTTCAAAAAGTTTGGGTGAAACCCGGCTTCAATGCGGCCAATTATAAAGAATTGGAAGTGGCGCCGGTCAATACCCAGTATATGCTGGAAATGGATTGGTTACATGAACTCAGTTCTGCCAATTTGCTGACCGATATTAAAAACGACTTCAAGGAGCTGGCTCAATATTTCCGTAGTCAAGTGATCAAGGAGTTTAAGGAGGATCCCAATCACCGCTTTACGTTAGTCGAGTTTGCCAATCAACATAGACTGCCGGCATTGCGCATGGAACTGGCCTTGATCGAGATCAATCCTTCACAACCTGCCTTGCATGCGGCCGGTTGGCTGGTGCCGGGTGGCGGCACGGCCGCGGGCGTTGTCAACCAACGTAGAGCGGCGTTCGAAGGGCGTTTGCGCGACGTGAAAACCGGCGAAGTGGTGGCCACTTTTGCCGATCGTGATATGCAGGATGCCGGACCACTCGACTTGACCCGGCTGACCTGGTTTGGACCGGCGAAAGGTATCATGGATAGATGGGCCAAGCAGTTCGTGCAAATCGCTAACCGTAAACCGGGCGAAATGGTGACCGATGAAACGCCGTTTACCTTGAGACCTTTCTAG
- a CDS encoding BLUF domain-containing protein has product MSLYCVVYTSVASQKWSDDDLRELLKRARAKNERLNVTGMLLYLDPFSLQVLEGEETVLDQLFNTIKQDARHYKVSVIYKKPISERSFGDWTMGFNKISDQTPDVQEGFNDFLQRPMAELPNLSSEVDDLLRLFRHEILF; this is encoded by the coding sequence ATGTCTCTTTATTGCGTCGTTTACACCAGCGTTGCCAGCCAAAAGTGGTCGGATGATGACTTGAGGGAATTGCTCAAGCGCGCGCGAGCCAAAAATGAGAGGTTAAACGTCACCGGAATGCTGCTTTATCTTGATCCTTTTTCTCTTCAGGTCCTAGAAGGTGAAGAAACAGTCTTGGATCAGTTGTTTAATACAATCAAACAAGACGCACGCCACTATAAAGTATCGGTTATTTATAAAAAGCCAATTTCCGAGCGTTCATTTGGGGATTGGACCATGGGTTTTAATAAAATTAGTGACCAAACTCCCGATGTACAGGAAGGTTTCAACGATTTTTTGCAAAGGCCCATGGCCGAACTGCCTAATCTATCTAGTGAAGTTGATGACTTGTTAAGGCTGTTCAGGCATGAGATTTTATTTTGA
- a CDS encoding V-type ATP synthase subunit B translates to MSQIQNLARHTRLLEIVGDTIRVRAKGRAFGEMAMVENTDGETSWAKVVDLDRDIVSLQVFSGGKGLSTGATVNFLGRGLDVVYSPNILGRIFRGSGDPIDGGPELNTDPRIQVAGPTVNPAMRVMPTHMIETKVPMIDLFNCLVESQKIPIFSVAGEPYNELLARIGFQANADVLVFGGMGLIFDDYHFFRDAFETHGVFHRTVMFVNQASDPLVERLMIPDMALAVAEKMAVEENKRVLVLLTDMTAYADAMKELGVAQERIPAVRGYMGDLYTQFAQRYEKACDFKGAGSVTILTATTMPGDDVTHPVPDNTGYITEGQFYLHDGFIDPFGSLSRLKQHVIGKATREDHGQIMNTMIRFYSGAVEAQKKQAMAFELSPFDHKLLKFGGLFKARFMDIGVSIPVIEALDLCWQTLAECFTKDELLMKKNLVDKYFPEQVAKAALG, encoded by the coding sequence ATGAGTCAAATCCAAAATCTTGCTCGCCATACACGCCTGCTCGAGATCGTTGGCGATACCATCCGTGTCCGCGCCAAGGGTAGAGCTTTTGGGGAAATGGCCATGGTCGAAAACACCGATGGAGAAACGTCGTGGGCGAAGGTCGTCGATTTGGATCGAGACATCGTCAGCTTGCAAGTCTTTTCCGGAGGCAAAGGGCTTTCCACGGGGGCCACGGTCAATTTTCTCGGCCGCGGCTTGGACGTGGTTTATTCGCCCAATATCTTGGGCAGGATTTTTCGCGGCTCGGGCGATCCCATCGATGGCGGTCCCGAGCTCAATACCGATCCGCGTATTCAAGTGGCGGGGCCAACGGTCAATCCGGCGATGCGCGTGATGCCGACGCATATGATCGAAACCAAGGTGCCGATGATTGATCTGTTCAATTGTCTGGTCGAAAGCCAAAAAATCCCAATTTTTTCGGTGGCCGGCGAGCCGTATAACGAACTGTTGGCGCGCATTGGTTTTCAGGCCAATGCCGATGTCTTGGTTTTTGGCGGCATGGGCCTGATTTTCGATGACTATCACTTCTTTCGCGATGCATTCGAAACCCATGGTGTTTTCCACCGTACGGTGATGTTCGTCAATCAAGCTTCCGATCCATTGGTCGAACGACTGATGATTCCGGACATGGCTTTGGCGGTAGCCGAGAAAATGGCGGTCGAGGAAAACAAGCGGGTGCTGGTGTTGTTGACCGATATGACTGCTTATGCCGATGCGATGAAGGAATTGGGTGTTGCCCAGGAACGGATTCCGGCGGTGCGCGGCTATATGGGCGATTTATATACCCAGTTTGCCCAACGCTATGAAAAGGCTTGTGATTTTAAGGGGGCAGGCTCGGTCACCATCCTGACCGCGACTACGATGCCGGGCGACGATGTAACCCATCCGGTGCCGGACAATACGGGCTATATCACCGAAGGCCAGTTTTACTTGCACGACGGCTTCATCGACCCATTCGGCTCGCTGTCGCGTCTGAAACAACATGTGATCGGCAAGGCCACGCGCGAGGATCATGGCCAAATCATGAACACCATGATCCGCTTTTATTCCGGTGCGGTCGAAGCGCAAAAGAAGCAGGCGATGGCCTTCGAATTATCGCCTTTCGACCACAAACTGTTGAAGTTCGGTGGCTTGTTCAAAGCACGCTTCATGGACATCGGTGTCTCGATACCAGTGATTGAGGCCTTGGATTTGTGCTGGCAGACCTTGGCGGAATGTTTCACAAAAGACGAGTTGCTGATGAAAAAGAATCTGGTCGATAAATATTTTCCAGAGCAAGTTGCCAAAGCGGCGCTGGGGTGA
- a CDS encoding V-type ATP synthase subunit D, which yields MAKLKLSKHALHEQQEQLKLYKRLLPSLDLKRRQLTMEAQKAEQEHAAAIARSDDLETRIGEELPMLADEGLPLSDLVVIKGYKLGEQNIVGVRLPILESLDCRVVDYSPLATPPWFDILVQRLQDAKTCRLRAEIAAQRLDILRLQLRRITQRVNLFEKILIPTAHGNIQRIRIYLGETERAAVVTSKLAKSKQLHDRSTLTEASE from the coding sequence ATGGCCAAGCTGAAACTGAGCAAACATGCCTTGCATGAGCAGCAGGAGCAGTTGAAGCTTTACAAGCGCTTGTTGCCGTCTCTGGACTTGAAACGCCGGCAGTTGACGATGGAAGCCCAAAAAGCGGAGCAAGAACATGCCGCGGCCATTGCTAGGAGCGACGACTTGGAAACCCGTATCGGCGAGGAATTGCCGATGCTGGCCGACGAAGGCTTGCCGTTGAGCGACTTGGTTGTCATCAAAGGCTATAAATTGGGTGAGCAAAATATCGTCGGTGTCAGACTGCCAATCTTGGAATCGCTGGATTGCAGGGTTGTCGATTATTCACCGTTGGCGACACCGCCCTGGTTTGACATCCTGGTGCAACGCTTGCAAGACGCCAAAACTTGTCGATTGCGGGCAGAGATTGCCGCCCAGCGCTTGGATATTTTGCGCCTGCAATTACGGCGGATCACGCAACGGGTCAATTTGTTCGAAAAAATCCTGATTCCGACAGCGCACGGCAATATTCAGCGCATTCGCATCTATCTTGGTGAAACCGAACGGGCCGCGGTGGTGACATCGAAATTGGCGAAATCGAAACAATTGCATGACCGGAGTACGCTGACGGAGGCTTCGGAATGA
- a CDS encoding V-type ATP synthase subunit I — translation MSIVRLDKVTFLGLTEDRARLLEDMQALGCLHIEPLAEENGGQDTLPPVTAGSREALRFLHDCPQMRRQIGDSDSFDALETERKVLDVRQRLQDLSDERDFLVKRIQDMRPWGDFTFSPLPEMGGLRLWFYLVPHREMPLIQSLPLTYQIVRTDNRHSYVVVVSATEPEGMPVNRSRIGNRSRHELETRLEQVEMAIEDARAERAYLTRWYSLLRDNIATLEDRAALEAAQHQIYNRAGMFALRGWAPQLQRQQLEDYAHRHGVHLDIQEVQADDMPPTYLHNPEWLAAGEDLVNFYMTPGYRTWDPSPVVFISFALFFAMILADAGYALFLGALLLSFWRKMGVASGGRRFRPLCVVIVGFSVLYGMLIGSYFGVAPAKGSFLSVFHVLDMSDSNLMMQISVFIGCVHVILGAALDAARYPNRVEGLASIGWACIVSAGLLLLLATAFAPAVLKPLSLSLAGMGVVLVLWFTAPFEKPLPRLLKGLLGMTKLSGAFGDVLSYLRLFALGLASGSLAAEFNHMASGIHEAMPGLGLFLAILVLLLGHAVNLLLGLASALIHGLRLNVIEFFNWGLKEEGMLFKPFRRTER, via the coding sequence ATGAGCATCGTACGTTTGGATAAGGTCACATTCTTGGGGCTGACCGAAGATAGGGCGCGTTTGTTGGAAGATATGCAGGCCTTGGGTTGCCTGCATATCGAACCGTTAGCGGAGGAAAACGGCGGTCAGGATACCTTGCCTCCCGTGACGGCCGGTTCGCGCGAAGCTCTGCGGTTTTTACACGATTGCCCGCAAATGCGGCGGCAGATTGGCGACAGTGACAGTTTCGATGCGTTGGAAACCGAGCGCAAGGTGTTGGATGTTAGGCAGCGCTTGCAAGACCTGTCCGATGAGCGCGATTTTCTGGTCAAACGCATTCAGGACATGCGGCCATGGGGCGATTTTACATTTTCCCCTCTGCCTGAGATGGGCGGCCTGCGTCTGTGGTTCTATCTGGTGCCACACCGTGAGATGCCGTTGATACAGAGTCTGCCTCTAACGTATCAAATCGTCCGAACAGACAATCGCCATAGCTACGTCGTGGTGGTTTCGGCAACGGAACCGGAAGGGATGCCGGTCAACCGTAGCCGTATCGGTAACCGGTCACGGCATGAATTGGAAACGCGCCTGGAACAAGTGGAAATGGCTATCGAAGATGCTCGGGCCGAGCGGGCCTATTTGACTCGCTGGTATAGCCTGCTACGCGACAACATCGCCACCTTGGAAGACAGAGCAGCTTTGGAGGCCGCGCAACATCAGATTTACAACCGGGCTGGCATGTTTGCGTTGCGAGGCTGGGCGCCGCAGTTGCAACGCCAGCAACTTGAAGACTACGCACACCGGCATGGCGTGCATTTGGATATTCAAGAAGTACAAGCTGACGACATGCCTCCCACCTATTTACACAATCCTGAGTGGCTTGCCGCCGGGGAAGACTTGGTCAATTTTTATATGACGCCAGGTTATCGTACCTGGGATCCCTCGCCGGTGGTATTCATCTCCTTCGCCTTGTTTTTCGCGATGATCCTAGCCGATGCCGGTTATGCGCTGTTCCTGGGGGCTTTGCTGTTGTCCTTTTGGCGCAAAATGGGTGTAGCAAGCGGGGGGAGACGATTTCGGCCATTGTGTGTGGTAATCGTGGGGTTTTCTGTTTTATACGGCATGTTGATTGGTAGTTATTTTGGCGTGGCGCCGGCCAAGGGTTCGTTTTTGTCCGTATTTCATGTCTTGGATATGAGCGACTCCAATCTGATGATGCAGATTTCAGTTTTCATAGGCTGCGTCCATGTCATTTTGGGGGCGGCGTTGGATGCGGCGCGCTACCCGAATCGAGTGGAAGGATTGGCCTCGATTGGATGGGCTTGCATTGTCTCGGCCGGGTTACTGTTGTTGCTGGCAACCGCTTTTGCCCCAGCCGTATTAAAACCACTGTCTCTGAGCTTGGCAGGTATGGGAGTGGTATTGGTATTGTGGTTCACGGCGCCGTTCGAAAAACCGTTACCCCGTTTGTTAAAGGGCCTGCTCGGCATGACCAAATTGTCCGGAGCTTTCGGCGACGTACTCAGTTATTTGCGCTTGTTTGCCTTGGGGCTTGCCAGTGGTTCGTTGGCGGCGGAATTCAACCACATGGCCTCGGGGATACACGAGGCCATGCCGGGGCTCGGGCTTTTCCTTGCAATATTGGTGCTGTTGTTGGGGCACGCGGTCAACCTGCTGTTGGGATTGGCCAGTGCGCTGATTCACGGCTTACGTTTGAACGTCATCGAATTTTTTAATTGGGGATTGAAGGAAGAAGGCATGTTGTTCAAGCCTTTCCGTCGCACGGAAAGATGA